One genomic segment of Desulforamulus reducens MI-1 includes these proteins:
- a CDS encoding MFS transporter, whose product MSQAASTDIQENKVNKYTLAALAGVPLIMVLGNSMLIPVLPQMAKSLNVSQMQISLIITLFSVPAGLVIPFAGFLSDRFGRKKIIIPGLFLYGLGGLLAGAAALIFKENAFPWILGGRILQGIGAAGTAPIAMAFCGDLWKGKERAKSLGVIEASNGLGKVASPILGALIGLIAWWYIFFFFPVVIAVVILGVWFICKEPETNKQPKKVNEYVGSIKNIFKKKSPLLLTSFFAGSAALLILFGVLFFLSDYLEKKFGLDGVIKGAALAIPVLFMSTTSYVTGALIKKKIKLMKWLVVIGHGLIGASLVTLPLFNNVYIFFAGISVAGIGTGLVLPCLNTLITSSTNKDERGLVTSLYGSVRFLGVAAGPPLFGWLVEKGSDMMFWASASLAVISAVLAFFFIKVKAIQTSQGNNYDSSKQKQSKQTLIMPVKQPFIAYKSLAWHPESNLIVRKPMPQMKKERINEVGQVNTGES is encoded by the coding sequence TTGTCACAAGCTGCATCAACTGACATTCAAGAAAATAAGGTGAATAAATATACCCTGGCCGCTTTGGCCGGAGTGCCTCTAATCATGGTCCTTGGAAATTCCATGTTAATTCCTGTTCTTCCGCAAATGGCAAAGTCCTTAAATGTTTCTCAGATGCAAATAAGCTTAATTATTACATTGTTTTCAGTACCAGCCGGACTTGTAATTCCCTTTGCTGGATTTTTATCTGATCGTTTTGGCAGAAAAAAAATCATTATCCCTGGACTCTTTTTATATGGACTGGGTGGCCTTCTGGCAGGTGCTGCGGCACTTATTTTCAAAGAAAATGCTTTTCCTTGGATCTTGGGTGGTCGTATTTTGCAAGGTATCGGGGCTGCAGGTACGGCTCCCATTGCCATGGCCTTCTGCGGGGATCTATGGAAAGGAAAAGAAAGGGCTAAATCCTTAGGTGTTATTGAAGCATCCAACGGTTTAGGTAAAGTGGCCAGTCCTATTTTAGGAGCACTTATTGGTTTAATAGCATGGTGGTACATTTTCTTTTTCTTCCCCGTTGTCATTGCGGTAGTTATTCTGGGAGTATGGTTTATTTGCAAGGAACCAGAAACCAATAAGCAGCCCAAGAAAGTAAATGAGTATGTGGGTTCCATTAAAAATATTTTCAAAAAAAAATCACCTTTGCTTTTAACAAGCTTCTTTGCCGGTTCTGCAGCCCTATTGATTTTATTTGGCGTATTATTCTTTTTGTCTGACTATCTCGAAAAAAAATTCGGACTTGATGGGGTCATTAAAGGTGCCGCCCTTGCTATCCCTGTTTTATTCATGAGTACTACTTCATATGTTACTGGGGCGTTAATTAAAAAGAAAATCAAACTAATGAAGTGGCTAGTGGTTATTGGACATGGTTTAATCGGTGCTTCCCTGGTTACACTTCCTCTTTTTAACAATGTCTACATCTTTTTTGCCGGCATTTCCGTTGCCGGTATTGGTACCGGTTTAGTACTCCCCTGCTTAAATACATTAATTACCAGTTCCACCAATAAGGATGAACGCGGCTTAGTAACCTCCCTCTATGGTAGTGTTCGTTTTCTTGGTGTTGCTGCAGGGCCGCCTTTGTTTGGCTGGCTGGTGGAAAAGGGTTCCGATATGATGTTTTGGGCCTCGGCCAGCCTTGCTGTAATATCTGCTGTTTTAGCTTTTTTCTTTATTAAAGTAAAAGCAATTCAAACTTCGCAAGGTAACAACTATGATTCGTCCAAGCAAAAGCAATCAAAACAAACTCTGATTATGCCGGTAAAACAACCGTTCATAGCCTACAAGTCCTTAGCTTGGCACCCAGAATCAAATTTAATCGTCCGTAAACCTATGCCCCAAATGAAAAAAGAAAGGATAAATGAGGTTGGACAGGTAAATACTGGCGAGTCCTAA
- a CDS encoding DUF5665 domain-containing protein, translating to MEQANQGLFSLQKRIDLLAKNMEKMKLAEYIELLGDTKRLLWVNFISGIARGLGIAVGFTILGAILLFFLQKLVVLNLPVIGGFIAQVVQMVQIKMY from the coding sequence ATGGAACAAGCTAATCAGGGGTTGTTTTCTTTACAAAAAAGAATAGATCTTTTGGCCAAGAACATGGAGAAAATGAAGCTGGCAGAATACATTGAACTGCTTGGGGATACCAAGCGCCTCTTGTGGGTGAATTTTATTTCAGGTATTGCCAGAGGGCTTGGAATTGCAGTGGGTTTTACAATTTTGGGAGCAATTTTACTGTTTTTTTTGCAAAAGCTAGTAGTGTTGAATTTACCTGTGATAGGTGGTTTTATTGCCCAGGTTGTTCAAATGGTACAGATAAAAATGTATTAG
- the pyrR gene encoding bifunctional pyr operon transcriptional regulator/uracil phosphoribosyltransferase PyrR, producing MNELDLKEKAQILDDKGMRRAMVRIAHEVIERNKGVDNLVLIGIRRRGVPLAQRLAKYINDIEGTAVPVGILDITLYRDDLTTLANQPQVHQTEVTFSITGKKVVLVDDVLYTGRTVRAALDAIMDLGRPEVVQLAVLIDRGHKEIPIRADYVGKNVPTSRKEVISVRLTEIDKEERVVILEGIE from the coding sequence ATGAATGAGCTGGATTTAAAAGAAAAGGCTCAGATACTTGATGATAAAGGTATGAGGAGAGCAATGGTCCGCATAGCCCATGAGGTTATTGAACGTAATAAAGGTGTGGACAATCTCGTCTTAATCGGTATTCGACGTCGCGGTGTACCTTTAGCCCAACGTCTAGCCAAGTATATAAACGATATAGAGGGAACGGCTGTACCAGTGGGGATTCTAGATATTACTCTATATCGGGATGACTTAACAACACTGGCTAACCAACCCCAGGTTCATCAGACAGAAGTTACCTTTTCTATTACAGGTAAAAAAGTAGTGTTGGTGGATGATGTTCTTTATACAGGTCGTACCGTAAGGGCTGCCCTAGATGCAATTATGGATCTAGGAAGACCGGAAGTTGTACAACTGGCGGTTTTAATTGATCGTGGGCACAAAGAAATTCCCATTCGGGCAGATTACGTAGGAAAAAATGTGCCGACCTCTCGTAAGGAAGTTATTTCTGTACGTTTAACAGAAATTGATAAAGAAGAAAGAGTTGTTATTCTAGAAGGAATTGAATAA
- a CDS encoding phosphosulfolactate synthase, which produces MTTGGGKKTWQELLQFPLGNRMNKPRTAGLTMIIDKGLGLGETRDLLNLAGGYIDFFKLGFGTSALYENNMLEEKIHLVRSHGVDIYPGGTFLEVAILQDKLKQYLTTARDFGFTAIEVSDGTIDLPLDLRAEAITAAVDMGFKVLSEVGKKDPNDDFEIKEIVQLVNHDLSLGAAHVIVEGRESGKAVGLYDKEGNLIQSDLEELVHSIGDPTCLIWEAPIKDQQQELIIRFGPNVNFGNINPHEVLALEALRVGLRADTLKAILQKKPK; this is translated from the coding sequence ATGACCACTGGTGGGGGAAAAAAAACCTGGCAGGAACTACTCCAATTCCCATTGGGTAACCGAATGAATAAGCCACGTACTGCTGGCTTAACCATGATCATCGATAAAGGGCTAGGTTTAGGTGAAACCCGCGATCTTCTTAATTTGGCAGGAGGTTATATTGACTTTTTTAAACTTGGGTTTGGTACTTCAGCTTTGTACGAAAATAATATGTTAGAAGAAAAGATTCACTTGGTTCGTTCCCACGGCGTAGATATCTATCCCGGTGGTACCTTTTTAGAAGTGGCCATCCTTCAGGACAAACTAAAGCAATATTTGACAACGGCTAGGGACTTTGGATTTACCGCTATCGAAGTCTCAGACGGTACCATTGATTTGCCGTTAGATTTACGTGCAGAAGCAATTACCGCCGCTGTGGATATGGGTTTTAAAGTATTGTCGGAGGTTGGCAAAAAAGATCCCAATGATGACTTTGAGATTAAAGAAATAGTTCAGTTAGTTAACCATGACTTATCCCTTGGAGCAGCTCACGTTATAGTTGAAGGTCGGGAGTCTGGTAAAGCTGTGGGACTCTATGATAAGGAAGGTAATTTAATCCAGTCTGATTTAGAAGAATTGGTTCATAGCATTGGGGACCCCACTTGCTTAATCTGGGAAGCCCCGATAAAAGATCAACAACAGGAGTTAATTATTCGATTTGGCCCCAATGTTAACTTTGGTAACATAAATCCCCATGAGGTTCTGGCCTTAGAAGCCCTGCGGGTGGGTCTTAGGGCAGACACCTTAAAGGCTATCCTTCAGAAAAAACCTAAATAA
- the carA gene encoding glutamine-hydrolyzing carbamoyl-phosphate synthase small subunit, which yields MEAYLVLEDGTVFTGKGFGATGEQWGEVVFNTGMTGYQEVLTDPSYCGQIVVMTYPLIGNYGINKDDFEAKSSFVRGFVVKEECDRPSNWRVSNKIQEFLAREGVLGIAGIDTRALTRRIRNHGTMRGIISTQAMDPQELVARAKNCPQISGQELVPTVATKEIYTVPGDGHRVLLIDFGAKANIVRCLNNRKCEVIVVPPTTTAKDILALNPEGIMLSNGPGDPTDVPYAVEIVRDLIGKVPIFGICLGHQILGLAVGAKTYKLKFGHRGANHPVKDLESGRVYITSQNHGYAVAKDSLPTDMEVTHINLNDNTVEGMRHLNLPVFSVQYHPEAAPGPMDSEYLFENFLDNMKKYTAV from the coding sequence ATGGAAGCTTATTTAGTTTTAGAAGATGGAACTGTTTTTACAGGCAAAGGATTTGGAGCCACCGGGGAGCAGTGGGGTGAAGTAGTATTTAATACCGGCATGACCGGTTATCAAGAAGTTTTAACAGATCCATCCTACTGCGGACAAATCGTGGTGATGACCTATCCTCTGATTGGCAATTACGGTATCAATAAAGACGATTTTGAAGCGAAGAGTTCCTTTGTAAGAGGTTTTGTGGTTAAAGAAGAGTGCGACCGTCCCAGCAACTGGCGGGTTAGCAACAAAATACAAGAATTCTTGGCCAGAGAGGGTGTTCTGGGGATAGCTGGCATTGACACCAGAGCTCTCACCAGGCGTATACGAAACCACGGAACCATGCGGGGAATTATCAGTACCCAGGCCATGGATCCCCAAGAACTTGTGGCAAGGGCAAAAAACTGTCCACAAATATCTGGACAGGAGCTAGTACCTACAGTGGCCACCAAAGAGATCTATACTGTGCCGGGCGACGGACACAGGGTGCTTTTGATTGATTTCGGGGCCAAGGCTAATATTGTTCGGTGCCTGAACAACAGAAAATGCGAAGTCATTGTGGTACCACCTACCACAACAGCAAAGGATATCTTGGCTTTAAATCCAGAGGGCATTATGCTCTCCAATGGACCGGGAGATCCCACCGATGTTCCCTATGCAGTTGAGATAGTTCGAGATCTCATTGGCAAAGTACCTATTTTTGGTATATGTTTGGGCCATCAGATATTAGGATTAGCTGTGGGAGCAAAAACATATAAATTAAAGTTCGGACATAGGGGTGCCAATCATCCTGTTAAGGATTTAGAAAGCGGTCGTGTCTATATAACATCGCAAAATCACGGTTATGCGGTGGCTAAGGATTCCCTGCCAACAGATATGGAAGTAACCCATATTAATTTGAATGACAATACAGTGGAGGGTATGCGCCATTTGAATCTGCCGGTTTTCTCTGTGCAGTACCACCCCGAGGCTGCACCCGGACCGATGGACTCTGAGTATTTGTTTGAAAATTTTCTCGACAACATGAAAAAATATACAGCAGTATGA
- a CDS encoding RluA family pseudouridine synthase — MESYTYIVDGENAKCRLDVFLANQCQDISRSYIQKLIEDGLVTVDGKPARANHKLRVEETIHMQIPPAEELKVEPENIPLDIYYEDSHVIVVNKPRGMVVHPAEGNIAGTLVNALLYHCHDLSGINGIMRPGIVHRLDKDTSGLIMAAKHDQAHQSLARQLKDRTVTRRYQALVHHNIKGDFGTINAPIGRDPRDRQKMAVVERNSKNAVTHFQVLERFGDYTLIECRLETGRTHQIRVHMAYIGFPLVGDPKYGPSKSHFHLDGQLLHAKVLGFLHPVSGEYLEFIAPLPDVFENVLVKLRGAKN, encoded by the coding sequence GTGGAATCATATACCTATATCGTAGATGGGGAAAATGCAAAATGCAGGTTAGATGTCTTTCTGGCCAATCAATGTCAGGATATAAGCCGGTCCTATATACAAAAATTAATTGAAGATGGTTTGGTTACGGTGGATGGGAAACCAGCCAGAGCCAACCATAAATTGCGGGTAGAAGAAACCATCCATATGCAAATCCCTCCTGCCGAAGAATTAAAGGTTGAACCGGAAAACATCCCACTGGATATTTATTATGAGGATAGCCATGTGATTGTGGTGAACAAGCCCCGGGGCATGGTTGTTCATCCAGCAGAGGGAAATATCGCCGGAACATTGGTGAACGCCCTTTTATACCATTGTCACGATTTGTCCGGCATTAATGGGATCATGCGACCGGGTATCGTCCACCGCTTAGATAAGGATACTTCCGGGTTAATTATGGCGGCAAAACATGATCAGGCCCATCAAAGCCTGGCCCGGCAGTTAAAGGATAGAACTGTTACGAGGCGTTATCAGGCTTTGGTTCACCATAACATTAAAGGGGATTTTGGCACTATCAATGCACCCATAGGACGTGACCCTAGAGATAGACAAAAAATGGCTGTGGTTGAACGAAATTCTAAGAATGCAGTAACCCATTTTCAGGTCTTAGAACGATTTGGAGACTATACATTAATAGAATGTCGATTAGAGACAGGCAGGACACACCAAATAAGGGTTCACATGGCCTATATTGGATTTCCTCTGGTGGGAGATCCCAAATATGGACCTTCTAAATCACACTTTCATTTGGATGGACAACTGCTTCATGCGAAGGTGCTTGGTTTTCTGCACCCGGTTTCTGGAGAATATCTAGAATTTATAGCTCCTTTACCAGATGTTTTTGAGAATGTACTAGTCAAACTACGAGGTGCAAAAAATTAA
- a CDS encoding aspartate carbamoyltransferase catalytic subunit → MFWQRKDLLGLRYLTPEEINLILDTAVPMKEIIGRKIKKTPTLRGRSMVTLFYENSTRTRSSFDLAGKFLSADTVGLTASSSSVAKGESLRDTGLTLTAMGVDVVVMRHPASGAAEYLAKCIPAAVINAGDGTHEHPTQALLDMFTIREKKGSMAGLKVVIVGDILHSRVARSNIWGLTKMGAEVRVVGPITLMPKDIEKMGVKVYHRLEDALEGADVVNVLRIQLERQQQGLFPSLREYSRLYGINQKRLELTASDAIILHPGPMNRGVEIEHQVAYGNRSFINEQVTNGVAVRMALLYLLTGGEYHALSN, encoded by the coding sequence ATGTTTTGGCAAAGAAAGGATTTACTGGGCCTGAGGTATTTGACACCGGAAGAAATCAATTTAATTCTTGATACAGCAGTCCCAATGAAAGAAATCATCGGTCGTAAAATTAAAAAGACCCCTACTCTGCGGGGTAGGAGCATGGTGACCCTGTTTTATGAGAATAGCACAAGGACCAGATCCTCCTTTGATTTAGCAGGTAAATTTCTTAGTGCTGACACGGTGGGGTTAACTGCTTCCAGCAGTTCTGTGGCTAAGGGAGAGAGCCTGCGAGATACAGGACTAACTTTGACAGCCATGGGTGTTGATGTGGTGGTTATGCGGCATCCTGCCAGTGGTGCTGCAGAATACCTTGCTAAGTGTATTCCGGCGGCTGTGATCAACGCTGGGGATGGCACTCACGAGCATCCAACCCAGGCATTACTGGATATGTTTACCATCAGGGAAAAGAAAGGCAGCATGGCCGGACTAAAGGTAGTCATTGTAGGAGATATCCTGCACAGCCGAGTGGCTAGGTCCAATATTTGGGGTTTAACAAAAATGGGGGCTGAGGTAAGGGTGGTGGGACCCATTACCTTGATGCCCAAGGACATAGAGAAAATGGGCGTTAAGGTTTATCACCGCCTGGAGGATGCCCTGGAAGGGGCCGATGTAGTTAACGTACTGCGCATCCAGTTAGAAAGGCAACAGCAGGGGCTTTTCCCCTCCCTTCGGGAATACAGCAGGCTCTATGGAATTAACCAAAAGAGACTTGAATTAACGGCTTCTGATGCCATCATTCTACACCCGGGACCCATGAATCGGGGAGTTGAAATCGAACATCAAGTGGCCTATGGGAATCGCTCGTTCATAAATGAGCAAGTAACAAACGGAGTGGCGGTGCGTATGGCGCTGTTATATCTGTTAACAGGGGGTGAATATCATGCGTTATCTAATTAA
- a CDS encoding dihydroorotase, giving the protein MRYLIKGGIVVDPVADTLTCTDILVEEGMIKEIGQLSDSEAEVIAAEGNYVCPGFMDMHVHLREPGYEYKEDIVSGTRAAAMGGFTSVACMPNTNPVADNAAIISHVLAKARNAAARVFPIGALTKGSLGKELTEMADLKGAGAVALSDDGMPVMNADIMLRVMQYASMLEMTVISHCEDNKLSEGGQMHEGAVSAMLGLKGIPSLAEEIMVARDILLSEYTGCRLHLAHISTEGSVRLVRQAKERGVPVTAEATPHHFTLTEEAVQGYSTNAKVNPPLRRQTDVEAIKEGLRDGTIDVIATDHAPHAYHEKDVEFQYAPNGMIGLETAVGLIFTQLVQPGILTVPQAVAKLTCNPHRVLGLSGGRLLPGTPANITIIDPKLSEVVDPTKLLSKSKNTPFGRWKLTGLPVLTMKDGLLVMRDRQLLE; this is encoded by the coding sequence ATGCGTTATCTAATTAAAGGTGGCATCGTGGTGGATCCGGTGGCAGATACCTTAACCTGCACAGATATTTTAGTGGAAGAGGGAATGATTAAAGAAATCGGCCAATTAAGTGATTCAGAGGCAGAAGTGATTGCTGCGGAGGGAAACTATGTTTGTCCTGGCTTCATGGATATGCACGTTCATTTGCGGGAGCCAGGTTACGAATATAAAGAAGACATCGTTAGTGGGACTAGAGCTGCAGCCATGGGAGGCTTCACTTCAGTGGCCTGTATGCCAAATACCAATCCTGTGGCAGACAATGCAGCTATTATAAGCCATGTTTTAGCTAAAGCACGTAATGCGGCTGCCAGGGTTTTTCCCATTGGTGCTTTAACCAAGGGATCCCTGGGCAAGGAACTAACTGAGATGGCTGATTTAAAGGGTGCCGGTGCGGTGGCTCTTTCTGATGACGGCATGCCAGTGATGAATGCTGATATTATGCTTAGGGTTATGCAATACGCCTCTATGCTGGAAATGACAGTAATCTCCCATTGTGAGGATAACAAACTGTCTGAGGGAGGCCAAATGCACGAGGGTGCAGTTTCAGCAATGTTGGGTCTGAAAGGCATTCCATCACTGGCCGAGGAGATTATGGTAGCTAGGGATATCCTGCTGTCGGAATACACAGGGTGTAGGCTTCACTTGGCCCATATCAGTACCGAGGGCAGCGTAAGGTTGGTACGACAGGCCAAAGAAAGGGGAGTGCCGGTAACGGCTGAAGCAACGCCCCATCATTTTACTCTGACCGAAGAGGCTGTCCAAGGGTATAGCACAAATGCCAAGGTGAATCCCCCCTTACGCAGACAAACAGATGTAGAAGCAATTAAGGAAGGACTGCGTGATGGTACCATAGATGTGATCGCCACAGACCACGCGCCCCATGCTTACCACGAAAAGGATGTAGAATTTCAATATGCCCCCAATGGTATGATCGGGTTGGAAACGGCAGTGGGCTTAATCTTTACTCAATTGGTTCAACCAGGTATTCTGACGGTTCCCCAGGCTGTGGCAAAACTCACCTGCAATCCCCACAGAGTTTTAGGTCTTTCGGGAGGACGCTTGCTGCCGGGAACACCAGCTAATATAACAATCATTGACCCCAAGCTAAGCGAAGTGGTTGACCCAACAAAGCTACTCAGCAAGAGCAAGAATACTCCCTTTGGCCGCTGGAAATTAACAGGCCTGCCGGTATTAACAATGAAAGATGGACTATTAGTTATGCGAGATAGACAACTCCTAGAATAA
- a CDS encoding DUF441 domain-containing protein, with amino-acid sequence MYSGEMTMVILLLIGLVAQSNLIAICASVLLIVQFSKMDFLFPYLETHGLELGLLFLLLSILVPIATDRVTTRDLLYNVSSLPGFLSIVGGILATHLNSEGLKLMQIDPSIIFGLIVGSVIGIIFFNGQPVGPLMAAGVAALFIEVLNWFH; translated from the coding sequence ATGTATTCCGGAGAAATGACCATGGTAATTTTGCTACTAATTGGCTTAGTGGCCCAATCAAATCTCATTGCCATTTGCGCCAGTGTTTTATTAATTGTTCAATTTAGTAAAATGGATTTTCTTTTTCCTTATTTGGAAACCCATGGCTTGGAATTGGGCTTACTGTTTTTACTGCTTTCAATCTTAGTGCCCATTGCAACTGACAGGGTAACCACAAGGGATCTCCTTTATAATGTATCTTCTCTTCCCGGTTTTTTATCCATCGTTGGTGGTATATTGGCAACCCATCTAAACAGCGAAGGCTTAAAGTTGATGCAGATTGATCCTAGCATTATTTTTGGGTTAATTGTAGGGTCCGTAATCGGCATTATTTTTTTTAACGGTCAACCGGTGGGACCCTTAATGGCTGCCGGAGTAGCGGCACTCTTTATCGAAGTATTAAATTGGTTCCATTAA
- a CDS encoding YqhV family protein produces MFFVTDKIVFAMAMLRCISASIELSAAFFMLKYGKVETALKINALLALVGPSVMILVMTLGLVGLAGKVSLSKLGIIFAGVALIFYGISRP; encoded by the coding sequence ATGTTTTTCGTTACTGACAAGATTGTTTTTGCCATGGCCATGCTGCGATGCATATCTGCCAGTATTGAGCTATCAGCGGCATTTTTTATGTTAAAATATGGCAAGGTAGAAACTGCTTTGAAAATAAACGCACTCCTAGCCCTGGTTGGTCCATCGGTAATGATATTGGTTATGACCCTTGGGTTGGTCGGCTTAGCAGGAAAGGTTTCCCTAAGTAAATTAGGAATTATATTTGCAGGAGTTGCTTTGATATTTTATGGCATAAGCCGACCTTAG